A region from the Caloenas nicobarica isolate bCalNic1 chromosome 11, bCalNic1.hap1, whole genome shotgun sequence genome encodes:
- the DALRD3 gene encoding DALR anticodon-binding domain-containing protein 3 — METGEERPAVAATLRALNGALGRPAGVWLKESGARNLRHRDFLAPRAALSAAFPGGQVPADVMAGVTSLAGPGVLAVRGCRQTPAGLAVQLRRPEAFRRLLGLPPGPAPAAEPPGRWVVLHCPALRGPSALRPRHLRPLLLAEHLARLLRAQGVGVRLVPALADVGSREVLRQLRVDWPSSSAGSALPDAVSALKRALGQSPCAAGCEQGLGTASLPGDVICAVHLKSFVEQQGLVGYDPNLDVLLVTEGKLQALAELQQAVLQCTAGGQGSCCSIVHVVSCEEEFQQQQLDLLWRILDPGAHTALQKHLVCGPVKVTNPSSPIGADEYFQLRRRQMYEASVMKYGELAQDEAWTEVIDTLTAAAIRFEMLSTAHRSQITLDLENSSISTKGTKSGAFVMYNCARLATLFDTYQRAVEQGTYPPLPPASELNFSCLREEGEWLLLFNYLLPFPEVLQQAAQLPPPSKGIRITANTETVCKFLIQLSMDFSSYYNRVHILGEPFPHLFDQMFARLRLLGAVRDVFHSALATLHLPPLSQI; from the exons ATGGAGACTGGCGAGGAGCGGCCGGCGGTGGCGGCGACGCTGCGGGCGCTGAACGGGGCGCTGGGGCGGCCCGCGGGGGTCTGGCTGAAGGAGAGCGGCGCCCGCAACCTGCGGCACCGGGACTTCCTAGCGCCGCGGGCCGCGCTGAGCGCCGCCTTCCCCGGGGGACAG GTGCCCGCTGACGTCATGGCGGGCGTGACGTCACTGGCAGGCCCGGGGGTGCTGGCGGTGCGGGGCTGCCGGCAGACGCCGGCGGGGCTGGCGGTGCAGCTGCGGCGCCCCGAGGCCTTTCGGCGCCTGCTGGGGCtaccgcccggcccggcccccgcggcggAGCCCCCGGGCCGCTGGGTGGTTCTGCACTGCCCGGCCCTGCGCGGCCCCTCCGCCCTGCGGCCCCGCCACCTCCGCCCGCTCCTGCTGGCCGAACACCTGGCCCGGCTGCTGCGCGCCCAGGG GGTCGGTGTCCGcctggtccctgccctggccgATGTGGGGAGCCGGGAGGTCCTGCGGCAGCTCCGCGTCGACTGGCCCTCCAGCTCCGCCGGCTCGGCCCTCCCCGATGCCGTCTCGGCCTTGAAACGAGCGCTGGGCCAGTCCCCCTGTGCCGCTGGCTGTGAGCAGGGCCTGGGCACAGCTTCGCTGCCAGGGGATGTCATCTGTGCTGTGCACTTGAAGAGCTTCGTGGAGCAGCAGGGCTTGGTGGGCTACGACCCCAACCTGGATGTCCTTCTTG TGACAGAGGGGAAGCTGCAGGCCCTCGCTGAGCTGCAGCAAGCCGTTCTGCAGTGCACG gctggaggccaggggagctgctgcagcatcgTGCATGTGGTGAGCTGCGAGGAGGaattccagcagcagcagctggatctGCTCTGGAGGATTTTGGATCCAGGAGCCCATACAGCTTTGCAG AAACACCTTGTCTGTGGCCCAGTGAAGGTGACAAACCCCTCATCGCCCATCGGAGCAGATGAGTACTTCCA GCTCCGAAGGCGCCAGATGTATGAAGCCTCTGTGATGAAGTACGGGGAGCTGGCGCAAG ATGAAGCCTGGACTGAGGTGATTGACACTCTCACAGCAGCTGCCATCAGGTTTGAGATGCTGAGCACTGCGCACCGCAGTCAG ATCACCCTGGACCTGGagaacagcagcatttccacaAAGGGAACCAAGAGCGGTGCCTTTGTGATGTACAACTGTGCCCGCCTGGCTACACTCTTCGACACCTACCAGCGGGCTGTGGAGCAGG GCACATACCCACCTCTGCCACCAGCGTCAGAACTGAACTTCTCCTGCCTGCGGGAAGAG GGTGAGTGGCTCCTGCTCTTCAACtacctcctgcccttccctgaagtcctgcagcaggcagcacagctgccccCACCCAGCAAGGGGATCCGGATCACAGCCAACACAGAGACA GTGTGCAAGTTCCTGATCCAGCTCAGCATGGATTTCAGCTCCTACTACAACCGGGTCCACATCCTGGGG GAGCCGTTCCCTCACCTATTCGACCAGATGTTTGCCCGCCTGCGGCTGCTGGGAGCAGTAAGGGACGTGTTCCACAGCGCCCTGGCCACTCTGCACCTCCCTCCACTCAGCCAGATCTGA
- the WDR6 gene encoding tRNA (34-2'-O)-methyltransferase regulator WDR6: MESVALVAPVTALEFAGDVLLAGTGPEVAAFRLSGAGPAAVAGRRIVLRETSVQGLRAEPGPAGGAAVRVVAFGGRWLAVLAVRRGGGARLAACGGGAARELGARVWEARWAAGGRLALALGGGAVALYEWRGGGRWLRRASCGGAGALRCAALAGTGWERLALAAGTAAGAVVVWRAAAAETPRRRLLGHRGAVLALCYAAPRGLLASASEDRSVRLWAVGALGGGPGERDGSCLLVCYGHGARVAAVALRGPCPVSAGEDSACLEWDGGGGVRRARRGHRGALRALALRPAGGCLATGGDDGGVRLWRPRRAVSDAAPVAAALGAPGRPRAVLLAGPRRVLALDEAGGLAEYEVPAGRWVPVLPPAAVGPRGLLAAAPLPGGAEALCALAGGDGRLLIFALGHPGTTAELRLFEGAVRGLSWAPRPGLPSDTAALLASGPDGEMLWLDVTHRPRQAPWVRLMGRYLLPLCKQRWHTCAAFLPQGGLLVCGDRRGSLLLFPCSSSPGLAAGSSGITDGSTSPASKDSGSELELPSLLHKEALPIEAPLSVLFGLHEKTGVTSVSCHGGYIYSTGRDGCYRQLRLQDQQLEVLRKDRPCKGLQWLEELRFTPDGDLLVLGFHADNFVVWSSRTGENLHCIPCGGGHRSWSYCSSPSAEAFAFVKCGDVMLCHREPEPCEQQVLLSSLHGREITCVRRLGTVEVPGHATLNVFITGSEDTTACVLALSEHSRAAVPLTRLSDHISSVRALALARPTGPSAEGSSTLLFSAGGRAQIECYRLLCAADPASESAVACQVIHVASHRLDEHWERKKNRHKLVKMDPETRYMSLSVIPGTSSKQLLTPWEFLAAACSDGSVRVFGLLEAAQKLVLVAESFHHQRCVLKVEAFLHTWAGGERRHLLCSAATDGGVAFWDISNPIKDAVDALHQGEGEMQPLALGAPLLTIMAHSCGVNSLHIHQTPEGPYLVASGSDDGSIHVCLLEVALGGGEGTAGTCLRVLERVARPCAHAAHVTGIRVLRPDLLLSASVDQRLTLWRWGPGGLDTLSTTFFHVPDLAELDCWEVAEAGGALSYCCVLCGQGLEVLRGMATPEPPPLEAPQ; the protein is encoded by the exons ATGGAGTCGGTGGCGCTGGTGGCGCCGGTGACGGCGCTGGAGTTCGCCGGGGACGTGCTGCTGGCGG GCACGGGCCCGGAGGTGGCGGCGTTCCGGCTGAGCGGCGCTGGGCcggcggcggtggcggggcGGCGGATCGTGCTGCGTGAGACCAGCGTGCAGGGGCTGCGGGCcgagcccggccccgccggcggggcggcggtGCGGGTGGTGGCGTTCGGCGGGCGCTGGCTGGCGGTGCTGGCGgtgcggcgcggcggcggggcgcggctGGCGGcgtgcggcggcggggcggcgcgggagcTCGGGGCGCGGGTGTGGGAGGCGCGctgggcggcgggcgggcggctgGCGCTGGCGCTGGGCGGCGGGGCCGTGGCGCTGTACGAgtggcggggcggcgggcgctggCTGCGGCGGGCGAGttgcggcggggccggggcgctgCGCTGCGCCGCGCTCGCGGGGACGGGCTGGGAGCGGCTGGCGCTGGCGGCCGGGACGGCGGCGGGGGCCGTGGTGGTgtggcgggcggcggcggcggagaccccgcggcggcggctgctggggcACCGGGGCGCGGTGCTGGCGCTCTGCTACGCGGCGCCGCGGGGGCTGCTCGCCTCCGCCTCCGAGGACCGCAGCGTGCGGCTCTGGGCCGTGGGCGCGCTGGGCGGCGGGCCCGGGGAGCGGGAcggctcctgcctgctggtgtgTTACGGGCACGGGGCGCGGGTGGCGGCCGTGGCGCTGCGGGGGCCGTGCCCGGTGAGCGCCGGGGAGGACAGCGCCTGCCTGGAGTgggacggcggcggcggcgtgCGGAGAGCGCGACGGGGGCACCGTGGGGCCCTGCGCGCCCTGGCCTTGCGTCCCGCCGGCGGCTGCCTCGCCACGGGTGGGGACGACGGCGGCGTCCGGCTCtggcggccccggcgggcggTCTCGGACGCGGCCCCGGTGGCAGCGGCGCTGGGGgccccggggcggccgcgggctgtgctgctggcggggccgcggcgggtgCTGGCGCTGGACGAGGCGGGCGGGCTGGCGGAGTACGAGGTGCCGGCGGGGCGCTGGGTGCCGGTGCTGCCCCCCGCTGCTGTCGGACCCCGCGGGCTGCTGGCGGCCGCTCCCCTGCCCGGCGGGGCCGAGGCGCTCTGTGCCCTGGCCGGTGGTGACGGACGCCTCCTCATCTTTGCCCTGGGCCACCCCGGGACCACCGCCGAGCTGCGGCTGTTCGAAGGGGCCGTGCGTGGGCTGAGCTGGGCCCCCCGCCCTGGGCTGCCCTCTGACACCGCTGCCCTCCTGGCTTCCGGGCCCGACGGGGAGATGCTCTGGCTGGATGTCACCCACCGCCCCAGGCAGGCACCCTGGGTGCGGCTCATGGGACGGTACCTGCTGCCCCTCTGCAAGCAGCGCTGGCACACCTGTGCGGCCTTCCTGCCCCAGGGAGGGCTCCTGGTCTGCGGGGACCGCCGgggctccctcctcctcttcccttgcagcagctccccaggcttggctgcaggaagcagcggcATCACCgatggcagcaccagcccagcaAGCAAGGACTCCGGCAGTGAGTTGGAGCTCCCTTCCTTGTTGCACAAAGAGGCTCTTCCTATTGAGGCCCCATTGTCCGTGCTCTTTGGGCTCCACGAGAAGACAGGGGTTACCTCAGTGTCCTGCCACGGAGGCTATATTTACAGCACCGGGCGGGACGGCTGCTACCGCCAGCTCcgcctgcaggaccagcagctgGAGGTCCTGCGGAAGGACAGGCCCTGCAAAGGGCTGCAGTGGCTCGAGGAGCTGCGCTTCACCCCAGATGGGGACCTGCTCGTGCTGGGCTTTCATGCTGACAACTTTGTGGTGTGGAGCAGCAGAACCGGTGAGAACCTCCACTGCATCCCCTGCGGCGGGGGGCACCGCTCCTGGAGCTACTGCAGCAGCCCCTCGGCTGAGGCCTTCGCCTTTGTCAAGTGCGGGGACGTGATGCTGTGCCACCGCGAGCCCGAGCCCTGCGAGCAGCAGGTGCTCCTGTCATCCCTGCACGGGCGGGAGATCACCTGCGTGCGGCGCCTGGGGACGGTGGAGGTGCCCGGCCACGCCACCCTTAATGTCTTCATCACCGGCAGCGAGGACACCACGGCCTGTGTCCTGGCGCTCAGCGAGCACTCCCGGGCAGCCGTGCCTCTCACGCGGCTCAGCGACCACATCTCCAGCGTGAGGGCGCTGGCgctggccaggcccacaggacCCAGCGCCGAGGGCTCGTCCACTCTGCTCTTCTCTGCGGGCGGCCGGGCACAGATCGAGTGCTACCGACTGCTGTGTGCTGCGGACCCGGCCTCTGAGAGCGCCGTGGCCTGCCAGGTCATCCATGTGGCCTCCCACCGGCTGGACGAGCACTGGGAGCGGAAGAAGAACAGGCACAAGCTCGTCAAGATGGACCCGGAGACGAG GTACATGTCCCTCTCTGTCATACCTGGGACCAGCTCCAAGCAGCTGCTGACACCCTGGGAGTTCCTGGCTGCCGCCTGCAGTGATGGATCAGTCCG GGTGTTTGGGCTGCTGGAGGCCGCTCAGAAGCTGGTGCTGGTGGCGGAGTCGTTTCACCACCAGCGCTGTGTGCTGAAGGTGGAGGCGTTCCTGCACACatgggcaggaggggagag GAGGCACCTCTTGTGCAGCGCAGCCACCGATGGCGGCGTTGCCTTCTGGGACATCTCCAACCCCATCAAGGACGCAGTAGATGCCCTGCACCAAGGGGAGGGCGAGATGCAGCCCCTGG ccctgggtgccccGCTGCTCACCATCATGGCCCACAGCTGCGGTGTGAACAGCCTCCACATCCACCAGACGCCGGAGGGACCATACCTAGTGGCCAGCGGCAGCGACGATGGCTCCATCCATGTCTGCCTGCTGGAGGTGGCCCTGGGCGGGGGCGAGGGCACAGCAGGGACCTGCCTGCGTGTCCTGGAGCGGGTGGCCAGGCCTTGCGCCCACGCCGCACATGTGACAGGGATACGGGTGCTGCGGCCGGACCTGCTGCTCTCGGCCTCGGTGGACCAGCGCCTGACGCTGTGGCGCTGGGGCCCGGGCGGGCTGGACACGCTCAGCACCACCTTCTTCCACGTGCCTGACCTGGCAGAGCTGGACTGCTGGGAGGTGGCGGAAGCTGGGGGGGCGCTGAGCTACTGCTGCGTGCtctgtgggcaggggctggaggtgctgcGTGGGATGGCCACCCCTGAGCCCCCTCCACTAGAGGCTCCCCAGTAA